One window from the genome of Spirosoma rhododendri encodes:
- a CDS encoding D-glycero-alpha-D-manno-heptose-1,7-bisphosphate 7-phosphatase: protein MNKCIFLDRDGVLNEDRPDYVYRVDDFIIPDGVPRALQLFKDAGYLLIIITNQAGIARGLYTRDDVMNCYAYLQQQCGNLIDDIYYCPHHPKFDSESLMRKPGSLMIEKAMAKYNIQPATSWMIGDALRDMQAGRRAGVRTVRIAHPTATDLLDSERCATDLLEASHYVLSQG from the coding sequence ATGAACAAGTGTATTTTCCTCGACCGCGACGGCGTTCTGAATGAAGACCGCCCCGACTACGTGTATCGGGTCGACGATTTTATCATTCCCGATGGCGTCCCCAGGGCTTTGCAATTGTTTAAGGATGCCGGCTATCTGCTGATTATCATTACCAATCAGGCTGGCATTGCCCGTGGCTTATATACCCGCGACGATGTCATGAACTGTTACGCTTATTTACAGCAACAGTGTGGCAACCTGATCGACGATATTTACTATTGCCCACATCACCCGAAGTTCGATTCCGAATCGCTGATGCGTAAACCCGGTTCGTTGATGATTGAGAAGGCGATGGCCAAGTACAACATTCAGCCAGCTACATCCTGGATGATTGGCGACGCGTTGCGGGACATGCAGGCCGGCCGCCGGGCGGGGGTCCGAACGGTACGCATTGCGCATCCGACTGCAACGGACTTGCTGGACAGCGAACGCTGCGCTACTGACCTGCTCGAAGCGTCGCACTATGTGCTTAGCCAGGGCTAG
- a CDS encoding glycosyltransferase family 87 protein, whose amino-acid sequence MNQLFTTTYWRTHTIQLTLLIVSILIIAVLKAVQEANTQDVHGDIYIFWSAGVNFIEGNGLYSRIGGAEEFLYPPFAPLVFQLLGLMPFPVAVGVFTFFNFMAWLGLLRLSYLILRYYFPSANLAPALAVGFVATIRYFWHNIIWVNINELVALLSLGGVYLYLRGRQTTALLLLTMATWLKVMPALLILLFFIRKPVPTLLKTIVFSALIFATVLMMRGVNRGYQDYVDFWQITLLPFLQAGKIYTDSISFSLPSMLGKLLTSAGNAYNNHAYNIVDWHVPIVRRISLAAQLLVFGLTFWRAWVSRHLAVVPLSVIVLVYLTMLLVSGVTWEGHFVTMVLTIPATYQLLTVTSQLKTRRVVVWVSVLIGLMIFDTIGPTLYDYSQGFSLLSYLAIGLYGLILRLDTNKRGPATEVTEPRQKQNPVIA is encoded by the coding sequence ATGAACCAGTTATTCACGACGACCTATTGGCGAACCCATACGATTCAACTAACACTACTGATCGTCAGTATACTAATCATTGCCGTTTTAAAAGCCGTACAGGAAGCAAACACGCAGGACGTGCACGGCGACATTTATATCTTCTGGTCGGCGGGGGTGAATTTTATCGAAGGCAACGGTCTGTATAGCCGGATTGGCGGGGCCGAGGAGTTTCTGTACCCGCCCTTTGCTCCGCTGGTCTTTCAACTGTTGGGGCTGATGCCATTCCCGGTTGCGGTGGGCGTGTTTACGTTCTTCAATTTCATGGCCTGGTTGGGTCTTCTGCGTCTCAGCTACCTCATTCTCCGGTACTATTTTCCATCGGCCAATCTGGCCCCCGCGCTTGCCGTGGGGTTCGTCGCAACGATTCGGTATTTCTGGCATAACATCATCTGGGTCAATATCAACGAACTAGTCGCGCTGCTTAGCCTGGGTGGTGTGTACCTCTACCTGCGGGGGCGACAGACGACAGCCTTGCTACTGCTGACGATGGCGACATGGCTGAAAGTGATGCCCGCCCTGCTGATTTTGCTGTTCTTCATTCGTAAACCGGTGCCTACGCTGTTGAAAACGATTGTCTTCAGCGCACTAATTTTCGCCACTGTACTGATGATGCGGGGTGTCAATCGCGGGTATCAGGATTACGTCGACTTCTGGCAGATTACGTTGCTACCGTTTCTGCAAGCCGGAAAAATCTACACGGATTCGATCAGCTTTAGCCTGCCATCAATGCTGGGTAAGCTGCTGACGTCGGCGGGAAATGCGTACAACAACCACGCGTACAACATCGTCGACTGGCACGTACCAATTGTCCGTAGGATTAGCCTGGCAGCACAGCTACTGGTTTTCGGTCTGACGTTCTGGCGGGCCTGGGTTAGTCGCCACCTGGCAGTGGTGCCTTTGTCCGTGATCGTGCTTGTTTATCTGACGATGTTGCTGGTCTCGGGGGTAACCTGGGAGGGGCATTTTGTAACGATGGTGCTGACGATACCAGCCACCTACCAACTGTTGACCGTAACCAGTCAACTCAAAACTCGGCGTGTTGTGGTCTGGGTATCCGTATTGATCGGACTAATGATTTTCGACACGATCGGGCCAACTCTGTACGATTATTCGCAGGGATTTAGTCTGCTCAGCTATCTGGCGATCGGTTTATACGGGCTGATACTCCGGCTGGATACAAACAAACGTGGTCCGGCAACCGAAGTCACCGAACCACGTCAAAAGCAAAATCCAGTAATTGCCTGA